A genomic segment from Chitinophaga niabensis encodes:
- a CDS encoding TCR/Tet family MFS transporter produces the protein MQTTNKKAALSFIFITLLIDVMGWGLIIPVMADLVAELKGLPINEASTYGSYLLTAFAATQFVFAPLLGNLSDRYGRRPVLLFSLLGFGVDYIILALSPTYGWLFAGRIIAGITGASFTTATAYIADISPDETTKAKNFGMIGAAFGLGFVLGPALGALLATWGIRAPFYAAAALCLVNCLYGYFLLPESLSKENRRPFEWKRANPFGSLKFLTKHPEIGGLAVGFFLIYLGAQAVQSNWNFFTIYRFNWSEKMVGISLAVVGVLVGAVQGGLTRVVIPKIGNEKSIYLGLGLYTLGLFLFAIATQGWMMFAFLIPYCLGGLCGPSLQSVISGHVPSNQQGELQGALTSLMSLTTVIGPPIMSGTFAYFTSTRAPFHFPGIHFLIGGVCMLLSIVIINKVLNREKKEHPELLEVIKGSGGLSETPMH, from the coding sequence ATGCAGACCACGAATAAGAAAGCTGCCCTCAGCTTTATCTTTATCACACTACTGATCGACGTTATGGGATGGGGATTGATCATCCCTGTAATGGCAGATCTGGTGGCAGAGCTAAAGGGCCTGCCCATCAATGAAGCCAGTACCTATGGCAGCTATTTGCTAACCGCCTTTGCGGCCACTCAATTTGTATTTGCACCACTATTGGGAAATCTGAGTGACAGGTACGGCCGCCGCCCCGTTCTTTTGTTTTCACTGCTTGGTTTTGGTGTTGACTACATCATCCTGGCATTATCACCAACATACGGCTGGCTCTTTGCAGGCCGCATCATTGCTGGTATAACAGGTGCCAGCTTTACTACCGCCACAGCCTACATTGCAGATATCAGTCCGGATGAAACTACAAAAGCCAAGAACTTTGGTATGATCGGTGCGGCTTTTGGTTTAGGGTTTGTGCTGGGTCCTGCCCTTGGCGCGTTGCTGGCAACCTGGGGTATCAGGGCGCCTTTTTATGCAGCCGCAGCACTTTGCCTGGTGAACTGCTTATACGGATACTTCCTTTTACCGGAATCACTCAGCAAAGAAAACCGCAGGCCCTTTGAATGGAAACGGGCTAACCCCTTCGGCTCATTGAAATTCCTGACCAAACATCCTGAGATCGGAGGACTGGCAGTAGGCTTCTTCCTTATTTATCTTGGGGCGCAGGCTGTTCAAAGCAACTGGAACTTCTTCACCATCTATCGTTTCAACTGGAGCGAAAAAATGGTGGGTATCTCCCTTGCCGTGGTAGGTGTACTCGTGGGAGCCGTACAGGGAGGATTAACGAGAGTGGTGATTCCTAAGATCGGAAATGAAAAAAGTATTTACCTGGGCCTGGGACTCTATACATTAGGACTCTTCCTCTTTGCCATTGCCACGCAGGGATGGATGATGTTTGCTTTCCTGATCCCATATTGCCTGGGCGGTTTATGCGGCCCTTCCCTGCAATCAGTAATATCAGGCCATGTTCCCTCCAATCAGCAGGGAGAACTGCAGGGAGCACTCACCAGTTTGATGAGCCTCACCACTGTTATAGGGCCACCGATCATGAGCGGCACATTCGCATATTTCACATCCACACGTGCACCCTTCCATTTTCCCGGAATACACTTTTTGATCGGAGGAGTATGCATGCTGCTGAGCATCGTTATTATAAATAAGGTGCTGAACAGGGAGAAGAAAGAACATCCTGAATTACTGGAAGTGATCAAAGGCTCCGGAGGATTAAGTGAAACACCCATGCATTAA
- a CDS encoding SusC/RagA family TonB-linked outer membrane protein produces the protein MSTNVSAKALLSKSMRTASMHLMAVIFLFEIAYPQTGYSQSILNKRISIQVDDMSLKNVLHQIGNKADVKFVYSSSHIALDQKVTASARQEELGKVLNRLFNRTEIDFEVSDRFIILKENETAPPFEMSAIRPVADSLIKGKVLSETNDPFPGATILEKGTGNGATSGADGAFSLKVKQGATLVVTAIGYQPLEITASNARTIHLKVAVKQLQDIVVTAAGIARQKNSLGYSVSTVTSDKLAQKSEPDPVRALTGKVAGVNIQSAGGVAGGATNITIRGNSSLNGNNQPLFVVDGVPFDNSSFANVGATTVGGVGVTNRAFDLDPNNIQSMTVLKGAAAAALYGSRAANGAIIITTKAGKKMSRKGTEITYSTSYAFENVAGLPEYQTKYGQGTNNDYRHGVYASWGQPYPGVKSLLPTRTTVPHQLTRTFGSDIFPQFYEADGVTPIQVPYKSYAGQNVKNFFRTGNVYENAITISSGSEKGNFNAGFSHTMNNGVVPSNEINRTSVNVGGNIKLENKFYASGSINYVTTRQTTPPIGGTTGSIMSALMYVPTSFDLTSYPYENPKDGSNVYDYTGVDNPYWSVKHSPSTSAVDRYYGNLILGFDPTPWLNIQNTIGFNSYTDRRTNVRGKGSSSYPNGSITTDNIYRQELDNTLLATVTTKLKPDLSMRAIIGNNVNQRLTDRKAFYGDNIIVADLVDIHNTSSITPIQLNNNRNLLKQRYFAFFTDITFDYKNFASLNFVGRNDVSSTLPKNNRSYFYGGVNGSFVFSDAFQLSDRILSFGKIRAGYTRVGNEASPYQTAAFYQINPSLGAPNSPGNVGLPFSGSNGSYNVVTKTDVLTNANLKPEFITELELGTELRFFNSRIGIDFTYYNKKSTSQIFEVTAAPSSGYTSQILNLGEATNKGVEIGLTIAALQSNNGLNWNINANFTRNRNIIQDLGGYDRFSYGGASGTSSVHIVGQPYGQIQGTGYARDDEGNILIDPNTGKPLASGTLLPIGNPNPDFMMGITNTFHFRNFGLNVLFDWKQGGNLFSSTVGNMMSRGVTRDTEDREFQIVAPGVLGDINTQTALRDQSGKKIPNNVAISYEDHFFSGGMGPGGVNEGSVFDATVFRLREIGFSYDLPKSMLGRTPFGSISLSLSGRNLWYKAPGFPRYTNFDPEVSTLGAGNSQGYDNLGVPTTKRFGFNLKCSF, from the coding sequence ATGTCTACAAATGTAAGCGCAAAAGCCCTCCTCTCCAAATCCATGCGAACAGCGTCCATGCACCTTATGGCAGTGATCTTCCTCTTTGAGATCGCTTATCCTCAGACAGGTTATTCACAAAGCATCCTCAATAAAAGGATCTCTATTCAGGTGGATGACATGAGTTTAAAGAATGTGCTGCATCAGATCGGAAACAAAGCGGATGTAAAATTCGTGTACAGCTCCAGCCACATTGCATTAGACCAAAAAGTAACGGCCAGTGCCCGCCAGGAAGAATTGGGTAAAGTATTGAACAGGTTATTCAACCGTACTGAAATTGACTTTGAAGTAAGCGATCGCTTTATTATCCTTAAAGAAAATGAAACGGCCCCGCCCTTTGAAATGTCTGCCATCCGCCCGGTGGCAGATTCACTGATCAAAGGAAAAGTACTGAGTGAAACCAATGATCCGTTTCCCGGCGCCACCATCCTGGAAAAAGGGACGGGCAATGGTGCCACTTCCGGTGCGGATGGTGCATTCTCTTTGAAAGTAAAACAGGGTGCTACTTTGGTAGTAACAGCTATCGGCTATCAACCGCTGGAGATCACCGCATCAAACGCCCGTACGATCCATTTAAAAGTAGCTGTAAAGCAATTGCAGGACATTGTAGTAACAGCGGCTGGTATCGCCCGCCAGAAGAACAGCCTGGGATATTCCGTATCTACCGTTACATCAGATAAGCTGGCACAAAAATCAGAACCTGATCCGGTAAGAGCACTCACAGGGAAAGTGGCCGGTGTAAATATTCAATCGGCAGGAGGTGTGGCAGGAGGCGCTACTAATATCACGATTCGTGGTAACTCTTCTCTGAATGGCAATAACCAGCCTTTATTTGTGGTGGATGGCGTTCCCTTCGACAACTCAAGTTTTGCAAATGTAGGCGCTACCACAGTGGGCGGAGTAGGCGTCACCAACCGTGCGTTTGACCTGGACCCTAATAATATCCAGAGTATGACAGTATTAAAAGGTGCTGCGGCAGCAGCATTGTATGGCTCCCGTGCTGCCAACGGTGCCATCATCATTACTACAAAGGCCGGTAAAAAAATGAGCCGTAAAGGAACAGAGATCACTTACAGCACTTCTTATGCTTTTGAAAATGTAGCAGGGCTGCCCGAATATCAAACAAAATATGGGCAGGGTACCAATAACGATTACCGGCATGGTGTATATGCTTCATGGGGGCAACCCTATCCCGGCGTAAAAAGCCTGCTTCCTACACGCACTACTGTTCCGCATCAGTTAACACGCACCTTTGGCTCGGACATCTTCCCGCAGTTCTATGAAGCAGATGGTGTAACCCCTATCCAGGTGCCCTACAAATCGTATGCAGGTCAGAATGTTAAGAACTTCTTCAGAACAGGGAATGTATATGAGAACGCGATCACTATCTCTTCCGGTAGTGAAAAAGGAAACTTCAACGCAGGTTTCTCACATACCATGAATAATGGCGTGGTACCCTCCAACGAGATCAACCGTACTTCTGTGAATGTAGGCGGCAATATCAAACTGGAGAATAAATTCTATGCCAGCGGTTCCATCAACTATGTAACAACCCGGCAAACCACCCCACCTATAGGTGGTACTACAGGATCTATCATGTCCGCCCTGATGTATGTTCCCACCAGCTTTGACCTTACCAGCTATCCATACGAAAATCCAAAGGATGGCAGTAACGTGTATGACTATACCGGGGTAGACAATCCTTACTGGTCTGTTAAACACAGTCCCTCCACCAGTGCGGTGGACCGTTATTACGGCAACCTGATCCTTGGTTTTGATCCCACTCCCTGGCTCAATATCCAGAACACCATCGGGTTCAACTCTTATACAGACCGCCGTACGAATGTGCGGGGCAAAGGATCTTCATCTTATCCCAATGGCAGTATCACTACTGATAATATCTACCGCCAGGAGCTGGACAATACGCTATTGGCAACAGTGACCACTAAACTGAAACCGGACCTTTCCATGCGGGCCATTATAGGCAACAACGTGAACCAACGGTTAACGGACCGTAAGGCATTCTATGGTGATAATATCATCGTAGCAGACCTGGTGGACATTCATAACACCAGTTCTATTACACCAATTCAACTCAACAATAACAGGAACCTCCTGAAGCAGCGTTACTTCGCTTTCTTTACAGACATTACTTTCGATTATAAGAACTTTGCCTCCCTCAACTTTGTGGGGAGGAACGATGTATCCTCTACCCTGCCTAAAAATAACCGTAGTTATTTTTACGGTGGCGTGAATGGTTCATTTGTATTTTCAGATGCCTTTCAGTTATCTGACCGCATTCTGAGCTTCGGTAAGATCAGGGCGGGTTACACCAGGGTAGGTAATGAAGCATCCCCTTATCAGACGGCTGCTTTTTACCAGATCAACCCTTCACTGGGCGCACCGAACTCTCCCGGAAATGTAGGGTTACCGTTCAGTGGCAGCAATGGTTCTTATAATGTAGTAACTAAAACAGACGTGCTCACCAATGCCAACCTGAAACCTGAATTCATTACAGAGCTGGAATTGGGTACAGAGTTGCGTTTCTTTAATAGCCGTATTGGAATAGACTTCACTTATTACAATAAGAAAAGTACTTCTCAGATCTTTGAAGTAACAGCCGCTCCTTCTTCCGGTTACACTTCCCAGATACTCAACCTGGGGGAAGCCACCAACAAAGGAGTGGAAATAGGCCTTACCATTGCAGCCCTGCAATCCAACAACGGACTTAACTGGAACATCAATGCCAACTTTACACGCAACCGCAATATCATCCAGGACCTGGGAGGTTATGACCGCTTCAGTTATGGCGGTGCAAGTGGTACCAGCAGCGTACACATCGTAGGGCAACCATACGGACAGATACAGGGAACAGGTTATGCACGGGACGATGAAGGTAACATCCTGATAGACCCTAATACCGGCAAACCATTAGCATCAGGTACTTTGCTGCCTATCGGCAATCCGAACCCTGATTTTATGATGGGCATCACCAATACTTTCCACTTCAGGAATTTTGGTCTCAACGTTTTATTTGACTGGAAACAAGGCGGCAACTTATTTTCTTCTACGGTGGGCAATATGATGTCCCGCGGCGTAACGAGGGATACGGAAGACCGCGAATTCCAGATCGTAGCACCGGGGGTGTTAGGAGATATCAATACCCAAACCGCCCTTCGTGATCAAAGTGGCAAAAAGATCCCTAACAATGTAGCGATCTCCTATGAAGATCATTTCTTCAGTGGTGGCATGGGGCCTGGTGGCGTAAATGAAGGTTCTGTATTTGATGCCACTGTGTTCCGCCTTCGTGAAATAGGATTCTCCTACGATCTGCCTAAATCCATGCTTGGCAGAACTCCCTTCGGCTCCATCTCCCTTTCCCTTTCCGGCAGGAACCTCTGGTACAAAGCACCCGGCTTCCCCAGGTACACCAACTTCGATCCTGAAGTAAGTACACTCGGTGCCGGCAATTCCCAGGGATATGATAACCTGGGGGTACCTACTACAAAACGTTTCGGGTTTAACTTAAAATGTTCTTTCTGA
- a CDS encoding FecR family protein — protein sequence MENNAIKELIDKYLKGLLSAREAKQVEQLLERMADEQAFETLPEEEREEAQQGGYERLLNRIREAEQPAPVRNIFTVKRLKIAATVALFIIAGTIYRNSLLNLVAPHRLTDISSTGGKIRKLILSDGSIVWLKDNSKLIYPVTFGKGNRVVTLEGEALFEVAKDAEHPFYIHCGPLTTQVLGTSFNIRSNGRQTEVTVLTGKISLSTEKAGRVLVYPNEKAVYAVLSETIAKESKATTSLHELTRGTEYDMAFNDAHMPDVIKRIENKFDVQILLKDTTINHHLITADLTDQSLDNTLKMIGQALNLEVLIEGRMISLQQQKKHN from the coding sequence ATGGAGAATAATGCAATAAAAGAACTGATCGATAAATACCTGAAAGGCCTCCTTTCCGCCCGGGAAGCGAAACAGGTAGAACAGTTACTGGAAAGAATGGCGGATGAGCAGGCATTTGAAACCCTGCCGGAAGAGGAACGGGAAGAAGCGCAGCAGGGAGGTTATGAGCGATTATTAAACCGTATCCGGGAAGCAGAACAACCCGCTCCCGTTAGAAACATATTCACGGTAAAACGATTAAAGATAGCCGCCACGGTAGCACTCTTTATCATAGCCGGCACTATATACAGGAACAGCTTACTCAACCTGGTGGCACCACATCGCCTCACAGATATATCAAGCACGGGCGGAAAGATCAGGAAATTGATCCTTTCTGATGGTTCTATCGTATGGCTGAAGGATAACAGCAAGCTGATCTACCCTGTTACGTTTGGTAAAGGTAACCGCGTTGTAACGCTGGAAGGGGAAGCACTGTTTGAAGTGGCCAAAGACGCAGAACATCCTTTTTATATCCATTGCGGCCCACTCACCACGCAGGTATTGGGCACCAGTTTTAATATCAGGAGTAATGGCCGGCAAACAGAAGTAACTGTACTAACGGGAAAGATCTCTTTATCAACAGAAAAGGCAGGCCGCGTGCTGGTATACCCGAATGAAAAAGCTGTTTATGCCGTGTTATCTGAAACAATTGCCAAAGAAAGTAAAGCAACAACATCTTTACATGAGCTCACACGCGGCACAGAGTATGATATGGCTTTTAACGATGCTCATATGCCGGATGTAATAAAGCGCATAGAAAATAAATTCGATGTACAGATCCTGCTGAAAGACACTACGATCAATCATCATTTAATAACTGCCGATCTTACTGATCAATCATTAGACAACACCTTGAAGATGATCGGGCAGGCACTTAACCTGGAAGTATTAATAGAGGGAAGAATGATCTCTCTGCAACAGCAAAAAAAACACAACTAA
- a CDS encoding SusC/RagA family TonB-linked outer membrane protein encodes MKNVFMKKQRRWKTCSLILFFQLITALAYSQVRISGAVTAPDGTALPGITVRLQNATVGDNTDATGKYSFNANIQPGNYVLEFSGIGFKSIRKSITVSGNAVTADMQMEEDVLKMDEIVVIGSSLRQSRKQLGNTVNSVDAKQLTNTGSGNLGAALQGKVPGAQIQQTSGDPSGGISVRMRGTSTIMGSSEPLYVIDGVVVSNSTVNVTNLNVSATGVANLGVGTGTAELGTNRMADINPNDIEKIDIIPGASASAIYGSRASNGVVLITTKSGKAGQMKIDFGTSIITNSLRKKVYISTYGKQFGSAALRLGNISDGPGNVTVYTRPDGQVRRLSTDLVDVTRYDYQDQIFRTGIGTDNYISLSGGTDKTKYYFSGGYYNNEGIIKNTNFRRFNFKTRIEQTVNKYLTVIGGISYVNSMSNEKPNGNVFWSPINSINITNNIYNIEERDVNGNLKNVEPTRVNPLSVIEDMSLKQSVSRTISDIQVKIRPLEGLSIDYIFGIDNYAQEGSNLIERYPYIAAQEGLGYASNALVSSMQLNNDINISLDKKFRDFSSLTVVGFNHQYQKITGLFNEGRDLLPGISNVMGAAVRLDPRYTYDQRQIYGGFLQQTFGYKNIVFITAAGRIDGSTSFPKETRTYFYPKLSTSVNLSDMSFWKNMGSWFSSARLRASWGLAGNLSGIGSYERFSTYLSGSINGVATYNINPTLGNETVEPERSSEFEFGTDLSFLNNKLGVIFTVYDKKIVGNSLLVARVLAPSSGGSNKVQNVGNLTNKGWELGINANPVSGNNFSWNIGASVSKNENLVTSSSQVSPIALANAAGSVSVILAGQPLGVFYGNYFERDANGNLALDAAGRPIAAVNNPTAKVLQRKILGDPNPDWILSFNNSLAYKKLTLSFLIDGALGHQVFNADRRTRQGVGIGDYSEKEIKGELPRGYIFAIYNTEEWRVEDASYVKLREVALSFELPAFARFIRSSSISLIGRNLFSWDDYDGYDPETNAGGNSSVLRGIDFGNVPIPRTFQLSFKASF; translated from the coding sequence ATGAAAAATGTATTCATGAAAAAACAAAGGAGATGGAAAACATGCTCATTGATCTTGTTTTTTCAATTAATTACCGCCCTTGCCTATTCACAGGTGCGTATAAGCGGAGCCGTGACAGCGCCTGATGGAACAGCGTTGCCTGGTATTACCGTCCGCTTGCAGAATGCCACCGTTGGAGACAATACGGATGCCACCGGTAAATACAGTTTCAATGCCAACATTCAACCGGGTAATTATGTACTGGAGTTTTCCGGTATCGGCTTCAAATCAATCAGAAAAAGCATTACTGTAAGCGGCAACGCTGTTACTGCGGATATGCAGATGGAAGAGGATGTGCTAAAGATGGATGAAATAGTGGTGATCGGTTCTTCTTTAAGGCAATCCCGGAAGCAGCTGGGGAACACTGTTAATTCGGTGGACGCGAAACAGCTGACCAATACAGGATCTGGTAACCTGGGTGCGGCCCTTCAGGGAAAAGTGCCCGGTGCTCAGATCCAACAGACTTCCGGCGATCCTTCCGGTGGTATTTCCGTTCGTATGAGAGGAACAAGTACCATTATGGGATCTTCAGAACCTTTGTACGTTATTGATGGGGTGGTAGTGAGCAATTCAACTGTTAACGTAACAAACCTCAATGTATCCGCTACGGGCGTAGCGAACCTTGGTGTGGGAACAGGTACTGCTGAATTGGGAACTAACCGCATGGCGGATATCAATCCCAATGATATTGAAAAGATCGATATAATACCAGGTGCCTCCGCTTCTGCCATTTACGGTTCAAGGGCAAGTAATGGCGTGGTGCTGATCACTACCAAATCCGGAAAAGCCGGGCAGATGAAAATTGATTTTGGTACCAGTATTATCACAAACTCATTACGGAAGAAAGTATACATTTCTACTTATGGAAAACAGTTTGGGTCTGCCGCGCTCCGTTTAGGTAATATCAGCGATGGCCCCGGGAATGTTACTGTTTATACAAGGCCGGACGGGCAGGTGAGGAGATTGTCAACAGACCTGGTAGATGTTACCCGTTATGATTACCAGGACCAGATCTTTCGAACCGGAATTGGTACGGATAACTACATTTCATTAAGCGGCGGAACGGATAAAACAAAATATTATTTCTCCGGTGGTTATTATAACAATGAAGGGATCATAAAGAATACAAATTTCAGGCGGTTTAACTTTAAAACCAGGATTGAGCAAACCGTCAATAAGTACCTGACGGTGATAGGGGGAATATCCTATGTAAATAGCATGTCTAATGAAAAGCCCAATGGGAATGTATTCTGGAGTCCTATTAACTCCATCAACATCACTAATAACATTTATAATATAGAAGAAAGGGATGTAAATGGTAATCTCAAAAATGTAGAGCCTACCCGCGTGAACCCGCTGAGTGTGATCGAAGATATGAGCCTGAAACAGTCAGTAAGCAGAACGATCAGTGATATACAGGTAAAGATCAGGCCGCTCGAAGGCTTGAGCATAGATTATATCTTTGGTATTGATAACTACGCCCAGGAAGGAAGTAACCTTATAGAAAGGTATCCGTATATAGCAGCGCAGGAAGGATTGGGATATGCTTCCAATGCTTTAGTGTCTTCCATGCAGCTCAATAACGATATTAATATTTCCCTGGATAAAAAGTTCAGAGACTTTTCTTCTCTAACCGTTGTTGGTTTCAATCACCAATATCAGAAAATTACAGGATTGTTCAATGAAGGACGTGACCTGTTACCTGGGATCTCAAATGTGATGGGTGCGGCAGTAAGACTGGATCCTCGTTACACCTATGATCAAAGACAGATCTACGGTGGTTTTTTACAGCAGACCTTCGGTTATAAGAATATCGTGTTCATAACAGCAGCTGGCCGGATCGATGGCAGTACTTCTTTTCCAAAGGAAACAAGAACGTACTTCTATCCAAAGCTGAGTACTTCGGTTAATCTCAGCGATATGTCTTTCTGGAAGAACATGGGCAGCTGGTTCAGTTCTGCAAGGCTCAGGGCTTCATGGGGGCTTGCAGGTAATCTTAGTGGTATTGGGTCTTATGAAAGGTTTAGTACTTACCTCTCCGGTAGTATTAACGGAGTGGCTACCTATAATATCAACCCTACTTTGGGTAATGAAACAGTGGAACCCGAAAGATCGAGCGAATTTGAATTCGGTACGGACCTGTCTTTCCTGAATAATAAACTGGGGGTGATCTTCACGGTGTATGATAAAAAGATAGTGGGAAATTCTTTGCTGGTAGCCAGGGTCCTTGCTCCGTCTTCCGGTGGCAGCAACAAAGTGCAGAACGTAGGTAACCTTACCAATAAGGGATGGGAACTTGGGATCAATGCCAATCCTGTTTCCGGTAATAATTTTTCCTGGAATATCGGCGCATCTGTAAGTAAAAATGAGAACCTGGTAACATCCTCCAGCCAGGTATCGCCTATTGCGCTGGCTAATGCCGCCGGTTCTGTATCTGTTATATTGGCAGGGCAGCCGCTGGGTGTTTTCTACGGTAACTATTTTGAAAGGGATGCAAATGGCAACCTGGCTCTTGATGCTGCGGGCAGGCCTATTGCGGCAGTGAATAATCCTACGGCAAAAGTGCTGCAGCGGAAAATACTCGGCGATCCCAACCCGGATTGGATACTGAGCTTTAATAACAGCCTCGCCTATAAAAAACTGACACTGAGTTTCCTGATTGACGGTGCATTGGGGCACCAGGTATTTAATGCAGACAGAAGAACAAGGCAGGGTGTGGGAATTGGTGATTACTCCGAAAAGGAAATAAAGGGAGAACTCCCCAGGGGATATATTTTCGCTATATATAATACAGAAGAATGGCGTGTGGAAGATGCTTCGTATGTAAAGTTAAGAGAAGTGGCCTTGTCTTTTGAATTGCCCGCCTTTGCCAGGTTTATAAGGTCTTCCTCCATTTCATTAATAGGCAGGAACCTGTTCAGTTGGGATGATTATGATGGATATGATCCTGAAACGAATGCCGGTGGGAACAGTTCAGTATTGAGAGGTATTGATTTTGGTAATGTGCCCATCCCGAGAACATTTCAGTTATCCTTCAAGGCCAGTTTTTAA
- a CDS encoding RNA polymerase sigma-70 factor: MDIKNKYHSLDESIILASLREGDMDAFKHIYDSYWPRLYGYVYNRLKSKEAAEEIIQEVFFALWKKHKELEVTHSLSAYLFSAVKYQLLNYIKAAHIRQNYTQHFLKSERTADNSNEEQVNANDLKKNMDKAVAMLPEKCQQVFRMSRHEQLSIRDIANVLHISHKTVENHLTKALRQLRAVLGHYFW, from the coding sequence TTGGATATTAAAAATAAATACCATTCTTTAGATGAATCTATAATTCTTGCTTCCCTGAGAGAAGGCGATATGGACGCCTTTAAACATATTTACGACAGCTACTGGCCCAGATTATATGGGTATGTATACAATCGCCTGAAGAGTAAAGAAGCTGCAGAAGAAATTATCCAGGAAGTTTTCTTTGCCCTGTGGAAGAAACACAAAGAACTGGAAGTAACCCACTCTCTTTCCGCCTACCTGTTCTCTGCCGTAAAATACCAGCTGTTAAATTATATAAAGGCAGCACATATCCGGCAGAATTACACCCAGCATTTTTTAAAGTCTGAAAGAACCGCAGATAATTCCAATGAAGAGCAGGTAAATGCCAATGATCTGAAAAAGAACATGGATAAAGCAGTGGCAATGTTACCCGAAAAATGCCAGCAGGTTTTCCGTATGAGCCGGCATGAACAACTCTCTATCCGCGATATTGCAAATGTGCTTCATATTTCCCACAAAACCGTGGAAAACCATCTCACCAAAGCACTCCGGCAATTGCGGGCCGTATTAGGCCACTACTTCTGGTAA